The genomic segment CCACTTGTGATTGTAAACCTTGTATTTGCCTGCGTATTCCTCCAAAAAAATCCAGTACATAAGAAGCATTCAATGACGCATTAAATAGATTAAATACCGAAGAAGGAATTCCACTTGAGGTTGTGGTTATCGAATTATTTGTAGAATTGCCTGAAAAAAATCCCGTGTTGGAACCACGCTGCGCTGTCAATTGGGCTGAGATATTTGGATATAAACCATTTCCTATGCCCGCACTTAGATTTTCCTGCGCTTCACGTAAGGTAGCTTTAGCTGTCGCTAAATTAGGACTGTTAGCAATACCTCGGCAAATAAGTTTATTTATTTTAGGAGAGTGAAATAAACGCCACCATTCTGCAGATATAGTTTTAGTCTGAATAAATTGTTGCGACGCTCCTCCATGCCCTGGCGCGCTGGCAGTTCTACAAGGCCAGGGAGGTTTTGTGTAATGATTTACCTTAGGGGGCTGAGGTGTTTGAAAATCAGGCCCCACTAGGCAAGCACTGAGGCTACCCAACATCATGGCAATCATGGTAAATTGATAACAGCTCCGGTAAAAAACCCACATCACACATTTGTCCATTTTTCACTTGGATATACGCATTTTTTTAAGTGTACTTTCATATCATAGACGATATTTTTAGAACTTAGTGAAAAATTGCGCCGATCTAAAACTTCTCGGTACGCCCACGGCAAACTATGCTTTAATTAAACAATTAGAAACCTATTCTCTCCTGTTGATAACTTTAAAAAATAAGAAGGTTTCTCTATTGGAGCTTAATTTATGGTCAAGCATTTAAAAAGAATTGGTTCAGCGAAAAAACGTAAACTTGCCCTTTTGTATTTAGTGATAGGGGCTGTAGCGATAGGTTTTGCTCCTATTTTTGTCCGATTAAGCGAAGTAGGTCCGATTGCGACGGGGTTTTGGCGGGTAGCTATCGCCTTTCCTATTTTAACCTTACTATCTATAGGACAAGGTTATACACGCCCTGATGATAGGCATGCACCGGTTTTAAAAGATTATCTTTGGTTATTATTTTCGGGTGTTTTATTTGGCGGCGATCTGGCCACCTGGCATCTTTCTATTCAATATACGACCATCGCCAATTCGACTTTAATTGCTAACTTTTCGCCCATCCTTATCGCTTTATGGGGATGGATCGTTTTACGCAAGCCGCCACAAAAAAAATTAGTCGTTGGTTTATTATTAGCCATTTTAGGTATTGCCGTCTTAATTCACCCTAGCTTGCATATGGACAAAAATATTCGCATGGGTGATGGATTAGCCTTTATCACCGCTTTTTTCTATGCTGGTTACCTATTAGTACTAAATCGAGCGCGTAAAAAATTTACAGCCTTTTCAAGTATGGCAATATCAACTTTTGCCAGCATGCTCACTTTGCTTATCATCACCTGCCTATCCGGAGAACTTGCCATCCCACAAACAGAAACGGCCTGGATCATTTTATTTGCTTTAGCTTTGTTTGCACATATTTTAGGCCAAGGATTGATTGCATATGCCTTACCCTATTTACCGGTGACCTTCTCATCAACTGCTTTGCTTATCCAACCGATGGTGGCTGCGATAGCAGGCTGGTATTTCTTTTCAGAGTATCTAGGTTTCAGTCAAATGATCGGTATGCTAATCGCTTTAATAGGTATCTTTTTAGCTAAACAGACCATTTAAATAGTACATAGCAAAAAATAATAAAAAATTTTATAGTAAGCTCTTACTGACCATCTCATACACATCTGCAGAAAGCCCCGGTATTTTAATGAGCTTTTCTAGTTGATCATGCATCAAGGTTTGACGATCGATATCAAAACGCTTCCATTGCGTAAAAGGTTTTACTAAACGCGCCGCTATCTGAGGATTGATAGGATCAAGCTGCTGTATTTGTTCACTTAAAAATACATAACCTGCGCCTGAACGATCGTGAAATTGACTACGATTTTCTGAACAAAAAACACCTATCAAGGATCGAATTTTATTCGGATTCTTCCAATCAAAAGCAGGATGCTTCAGTAATTTTTTAACCTGATGCAAGGTATCTGGCAATGGAGCACGCGCTTGTATCGCTAACCATTTACAAACCACTAAAGAATTAGCTGAATTTTTTTCATAAAACTCTTTTAAAAAGCGGTCTCGTTGCGATAAGTTATGGCTAACTATTTCGCTTAATGCCACAATTCTATCGGTTAGGTTATCGGCTTTTTTATAATGTTCCACACAGAGATGATGCACATTAGGATCTTGCAATAACATGAGATAGTTTAAACTTATGTTAGCTAAACGTCGATTGGTCACCGACTGTTTATCAAAAACATAAGGTGTTAAATCATGACAGGCTTGATAACAATGTAAAAAATTATTTTCTAATTTTTTAACGCATTGAAAGCGTAACCATTCTCTTTCTTCGTGAATTCCATCGATATCAATAATAGGCATTTGTTCGGCAAAAGTAGCTTCACTCGGTAAGCTTAATAATTCTGCCAATAAATCCTTACTATCCTGCTTATTATCAGCGAATAGAATTTTATAGCCCTCAATCAATTGATTAACCGCTGAATCTTCCATAGCAGCTGAGGATCGAATACGCCGCAACACTATTCGACTCGCCAACTCCTGTGCAGCATCCCAGCGATTAAAACCATCGGTATCCGACTGCATTAAAAATGCAAGATCTTCATCAGAATATTTAACTTTAAGTTTCACTGGTGCAGAAAAATTTCTCAGCAAAGAAGGAATTGGTTTAGCATCGACATTTATAAACTGAAATACATGTTCAGACTCTCTAAGTTTTAATGTGCATTGTGTCCCCATAGGCTTATCGTCACCGACTAGTTGTAAATTAAAAGCTTGGCCTTCTGGACTTAATAAAGCCATCACCAAAGGGATATAAAAAGGTTTTTTAGTCGGTTGTCCCGGTGTGGCAGGACAATGTTGTTTGAGTATCAAGTCAAAGGTTTTTTCTTCCGCTGAATAATGATAATCAACCTGTAATTCGGGTGTGCCGGATTGCTTATACCAACGACGAAATTGTTGCAGATCGTAACTACTCCCCTTCTCAATTGATTTAACAAAATCTTCTATTGTGACGGCTTGTCCATCATGAGAATTAAAATAATCATCCATACCTTTACGAAATAATTCTGGACCCACTAAGACCTTCATCATGCGAATGATTTCAGCACCTTTTTCATACACCGTCATGGTGTAAAAATTATTGATCTCAATATAAGAGTCGGGTTGCACGGGATGAGCTAGAGGGCCGGCATCCTCTGCAAACTGCATAGCTCTTAATTGTCTTACTGTACTGATGCGTTCAGTAGCAGGATTGCCAATAGATTCACTAAATTCTTGTTCGCGAAACACCGTCAAGCCTTCCTTAAGACTCAGCTGAAACCAATCACGACAGGTAATGCGATCACCGGTCCAATTATGAAAATACTCATGTCCTACCACTTTAGTAATATAGCTATAATCCGCGTCAGCTGCTGAATTCGGATCCGCCAAAATAGTCTGTGCATTAAAAATATTAAGTCCCTTATTTTCCATGGCCCCCATATTAAAGTCATCGATAACCGCAATCATGAAGATATCTAAATCATATTCGCGACCATAGGCTTGCTCATCCCAATGCATGGCTTTTTTTAAAGAATCCATGGCGTGATGGCACTTATTTTTCTCTCCCTTTTCAGAAAAAATCTGTAAAATTATTTTACGCTGCGATTGAGTTAAAAATTCATCTTGAATATATTCTAAATCACCCGCAACCAAAGCAAATAAATAACTAGGTTTTTTAAAAGGATCTTCCCAAGTAATAGAATGTTGATTATTCGCTAAATTTTGCTCTGTAATTTTATTACCATTGGATAATAAAATGGGGTATTTTGATTTGTCGGCAATAATAGTAGTGGTGTAGCGCGCTAATACGTCGGGTCTATCTAAAAAATAAGTGATGCGCCGAAAACCTTCCGCTTCACATTGAGTACAAAAAATTCCTCGGGAAACATACAATCCACTTAATGCGGTATTTTCTTTAGGTTTAATTCTATTTTCAATTTCAAGAATAAACTGATCGGGCACGTGAAAAATAGTTAATTCATTATCTTTGAGTTGATATTCTTTGCTTGATAAAGATCGTCCATTAAGTTTAATAAAAATCAATTCGCAATTTTCACCTTGCAAAATCAGAGATTTATTTTTATTTTCTGGCACCGAGTTACGAATGAATGTCAAACGAGAATTAACTTGCGTTAAATCTTCATCTAACTTAAAGGTTAATTCAACGGTATTTATCAAAAAACTAGGTGGGGTGTAATCTTTAAGAAAGGTAGTTTTTAATTCAGTCATTTTATTACCTATTATTTGATGAGAGGATCAGGCTCTTTTTTCATATTCACTGCCGCTGGAAGAATTAAACTTATCAACAATAATGAGCCACCAACCAGTGTGGTTTTTGCCAGCATTTCATGATTAATCCATACGCCAAATAGACTTGCAAATAAAGGCTCCAAGGCAAAAATCAACGCGGCTTTGGGGGCACTGGTAAATTTTTGATACTTATTCTGTAAATAATACGCCAAACTGGTAGCAAATACAGCACAAAATAGTATGCCAATCAAAGCTTGCGGCTGCAAAGCCGCACTAAAATTATGACCTTTAGTAAATAAAAATACAAAAGGCACGGTAAACAAGAGCTGATAAAAAGCTAATAATTGATAATTATCTATCAATTGATTAATGCGCTGTAAATAGGTAATTTGTAAGGAAAAAAACATAGCTCCTAAAAAAACCCACAAATCACCATGTCCGAAATAAAGGTGCTTTACATCCATCAAAACATAAAGCCCTATAAATCCTATGCCCGAACACAATAAATCCAAGCGGCTCGGCTTTTCTAGCTTAAACAAAGGTGCTAGAAAAGGGACTAAAATAACACTAGCGCCGGTAATAAATGCCGCACGCGCAGAATGCACGGTTTCTAAGCCTATAGTTTGACAAAGATAAGCCCCCGCATTGAGAACGCCAATAATTAGGCTACCACGCAAAATA from the Rickettsiella endosymbiont of Aleochara curtula genome contains:
- the pepN gene encoding aminopeptidase N — translated: MTELKTTFLKDYTPPSFLINTVELTFKLDEDLTQVNSRLTFIRNSVPENKNKSLILQGENCELIFIKLNGRSLSSKEYQLKDNELTIFHVPDQFILEIENRIKPKENTALSGLYVSRGIFCTQCEAEGFRRITYFLDRPDVLARYTTTIIADKSKYPILLSNGNKITEQNLANNQHSITWEDPFKKPSYLFALVAGDLEYIQDEFLTQSQRKIILQIFSEKGEKNKCHHAMDSLKKAMHWDEQAYGREYDLDIFMIAVIDDFNMGAMENKGLNIFNAQTILADPNSAADADYSYITKVVGHEYFHNWTGDRITCRDWFQLSLKEGLTVFREQEFSESIGNPATERISTVRQLRAMQFAEDAGPLAHPVQPDSYIEINNFYTMTVYEKGAEIIRMMKVLVGPELFRKGMDDYFNSHDGQAVTIEDFVKSIEKGSSYDLQQFRRWYKQSGTPELQVDYHYSAEEKTFDLILKQHCPATPGQPTKKPFYIPLVMALLSPEGQAFNLQLVGDDKPMGTQCTLKLRESEHVFQFINVDAKPIPSLLRNFSAPVKLKVKYSDEDLAFLMQSDTDGFNRWDAAQELASRIVLRRIRSSAAMEDSAVNQLIEGYKILFADNKQDSKDLLAELLSLPSEATFAEQMPIIDIDGIHEEREWLRFQCVKKLENNFLHCYQACHDLTPYVFDKQSVTNRRLANISLNYLMLLQDPNVHHLCVEHYKKADNLTDRIVALSEIVSHNLSQRDRFLKEFYEKNSANSLVVCKWLAIQARAPLPDTLHQVKKLLKHPAFDWKNPNKIRSLIGVFCSENRSQFHDRSGAGYVFLSEQIQQLDPINPQIAARLVKPFTQWKRFDIDRQTLMHDQLEKLIKIPGLSADVYEMVSKSLL
- a CDS encoding DMT family transporter — its product is MVKHLKRIGSAKKRKLALLYLVIGAVAIGFAPIFVRLSEVGPIATGFWRVAIAFPILTLLSIGQGYTRPDDRHAPVLKDYLWLLFSGVLFGGDLATWHLSIQYTTIANSTLIANFSPILIALWGWIVLRKPPQKKLVVGLLLAILGIAVLIHPSLHMDKNIRMGDGLAFITAFFYAGYLLVLNRARKKFTAFSSMAISTFASMLTLLIITCLSGELAIPQTETAWIILFALALFAHILGQGLIAYALPYLPVTFSSTALLIQPMVAAIAGWYFFSEYLGFSQMIGMLIALIGIFLAKQTI
- a CDS encoding DMT family transporter gives rise to the protein MKLSSKANFYLILATLMWGITFPLTRNALTEVDPFVFVSLRFALAALVLLPSVWILFHKTTRAILRGSLIIGVLNAGAYLCQTIGLETVHSARAAFITGASVILVPFLAPLFKLEKPSRLDLLCSGIGFIGLYVLMDVKHLYFGHGDLWVFLGAMFFSLQITYLQRINQLIDNYQLLAFYQLLFTVPFVFLFTKGHNFSAALQPQALIGILFCAVFATSLAYYLQNKYQKFTSAPKAALIFALEPLFASLFGVWINHEMLAKTTLVGGSLLLISLILPAAVNMKKEPDPLIK